Proteins encoded together in one Marinithermus hydrothermalis DSM 14884 window:
- a CDS encoding VanW family protein yields the protein MRMLQRAGVAGALLSGLAIAQINAVFVTHERVLEDGQVRVYTGARAFTVHSAADLEPLVARLAREARPARFVYDAARGWIAVEKLGYGFDLDEVRAAYREALEAGRTQFVLPVRVVEPEVSVADLARWGVRELLAEGRTSFRGSSAGRVHNIRLGAQKIDGTLIPPGTVFSFNAAVGPITREAGFGDSLVIVGDRTELGVGGGICQVSTTVYRAAFFAGLPIVERRAHSYQLAYYHPVGLDAAVYQPWLDLKFRNDTPGYILVQAHVQGQELVVRFFGTRDRTVDWEGPFISDRHPPPEPRYVLDSSLPPGAVKQVDWAAEGATVRVERTVRYADGRVVREVFTSRYRPWGAVYLVGPEPKPEPEPQAVGAAGQAALPLPPMLSPP from the coding sequence ATGAGGATGCTGCAACGGGCGGGGGTGGCGGGCGCGCTGCTGAGCGGCCTCGCTATAGCCCAGATCAACGCCGTCTTCGTCACCCACGAGCGGGTGCTCGAGGACGGCCAGGTCCGGGTGTACACGGGCGCGCGCGCCTTCACGGTGCACAGCGCGGCGGACCTCGAGCCGCTCGTGGCGCGGCTTGCGCGCGAGGCGCGGCCGGCGCGGTTCGTGTACGACGCGGCGCGCGGCTGGATCGCGGTGGAGAAGTTGGGGTATGGGTTCGACCTGGACGAGGTGCGCGCCGCGTACCGCGAGGCCCTCGAGGCAGGCCGGACGCAGTTCGTGCTGCCGGTGCGAGTTGTGGAGCCGGAGGTGAGCGTGGCGGACCTGGCGCGCTGGGGGGTGCGCGAGTTGCTGGCCGAGGGGCGCACGAGCTTCCGGGGTTCCTCGGCAGGCCGGGTGCACAACATCCGGTTGGGAGCTCAGAAGATCGACGGTACCCTCATCCCGCCGGGAACGGTGTTTTCCTTTAACGCGGCGGTAGGGCCGATCACGCGGGAGGCGGGGTTCGGTGACAGCCTCGTGATCGTGGGGGACCGGACCGAGCTCGGGGTGGGCGGCGGGATCTGCCAGGTCTCGACGACCGTGTACCGCGCGGCGTTTTTCGCCGGGCTGCCGATCGTGGAGCGCCGCGCCCACAGCTACCAGCTGGCCTACTACCATCCGGTGGGCCTGGACGCGGCGGTGTACCAACCGTGGCTGGACCTGAAGTTCCGGAACGACACCCCCGGGTACATCCTGGTGCAGGCGCACGTGCAAGGCCAGGAGCTCGTGGTGCGCTTCTTCGGGACCCGGGACCGCACCGTGGACTGGGAGGGGCCGTTCATCTCGGACCGGCACCCTCCGCCCGAGCCCCGGTACGTACTGGACTCGAGCCTGCCGCCGGGCGCGGTGAAGCAGGTGGACTGGGCGGCGGAGGGCGCGACGGTGCGGGTGGAGCGCACCGTGCGGTACGCGGACGGCCGGGTGGTGCGGGAGGTGTTCACCAGCCGATACCGGCCCTGGGGGGCCGTGTACCTCGTCGGGCCCGAACCGAAGCCCGAGCCCGAACCCCAGGCGGTGGGGGCAGCCGGTCAGGCCGCTCTGCCCTTACCCCCCATGCTGAGCCCGCCTTAA
- a CDS encoding type II secretion system protein has product MNRRGFTLVEVAVTLVVLGVASVLVVHALSTVQAASLTARRAGMLAAVLENNAEWLRAHPHTIRDGQPCPRFDPNEAPGLEGYTCTLRAAPGPRLTAYRVEFRDPEGRLAAAVVLRLP; this is encoded by the coding sequence ATGAACCGCCGGGGCTTCACCCTGGTCGAGGTGGCCGTGACCCTCGTGGTGCTCGGCGTGGCCAGCGTGCTCGTCGTGCACGCTCTCTCCACCGTACAGGCCGCAAGCCTCACCGCCCGCCGCGCCGGGATGCTCGCCGCGGTGCTGGAGAACAACGCCGAGTGGCTCCGCGCCCATCCCCACACCATTCGGGACGGGCAGCCCTGCCCCCGCTTTGACCCCAACGAGGCCCCAGGGCTCGAGGGTTACACCTGCACCCTGCGCGCCGCGCCCGGACCGCGCCTCACCGCGTACCGCGTCGAGTTCCGGGACCCGGAGGGCCGCCTCGCCGCTGCGGTTGTCTTGCGCCTGCCATGA
- a CDS encoding PulJ/GspJ family protein, which translates to MKRSLGLTLPEMAVALALTGVLALGAALLVTQGARAWQLGQVLLEAQTDYADLRRHLGEDVRRARAARVENGGQRLRLEGAAGRVCYYLEGGRVYRDPRGGCRSGTPLTLLEGYAGRFSAQGRSVRFVLTRTPAEGLTLPPIEATRRVLYP; encoded by the coding sequence ATGAAGCGTAGCTTGGGCCTTACCCTCCCCGAGATGGCCGTCGCCCTCGCCCTCACGGGCGTGCTCGCCCTGGGCGCGGCCCTCCTCGTCACGCAAGGCGCGCGCGCCTGGCAGCTCGGGCAGGTCCTTCTGGAGGCCCAAACCGACTACGCGGACCTACGCCGCCATCTCGGGGAGGACGTGCGCCGCGCGCGCGCCGCGCGCGTCGAAAACGGCGGGCAACGCCTGCGTTTGGAGGGGGCCGCCGGGCGGGTCTGTTACTATCTGGAGGGGGGGCGCGTCTACCGTGACCCCCGGGGAGGGTGCCGCTCCGGCACGCCCCTCACCCTCCTCGAGGGGTACGCGGGGCGGTTTAGCGCGCAGGGCCGGAGCGTGCGGTTCGTGCTCACCCGAACGCCGGCCGAAGGCCTTACCCTCCCGCCCATCGAGGCCACGCGGCGGGTACTATACCCCTAG
- a CDS encoding type II secretion system F family protein, with protein MRFSYQATDASGTQLYQGTLEAGSPREARLRLREMGLYPLRLRREPFRRFVRRPALGALALYTSQFATLVAAGVPLTQALVTLAQESPSPALRQATREVRERIEAGESLADAMAHHPEVFPPLMRHLIAAGEAGGALEVTLARLAEYLERAEELNQKIRTALMYPGFVLAVVGVALAVLLLVVIPVFARLYSSAGAALPWPTQALLAASAFAQTYGWLIGLGLLLAGYALRAYYRTPAGAYRLDRLALRLPVLGPILHKAGLGRFGRTFATLYASGLPITQALEATRDLAGNAFIAHAVDEVLQSVVRGESFSAALARHPEVFLPVFTRMSAVGEASGGLDAMLDQAARHLEREVDYAVKRLSASIEPILTVLLGVGILLVALALYLPLFDLSSLITQR; from the coding sequence ATGCGGTTCAGTTATCAAGCGACGGACGCCAGCGGAACGCAACTCTATCAGGGGACGCTCGAGGCAGGCAGTCCCCGCGAGGCGCGGTTGCGCCTTAGGGAGATGGGGCTCTACCCGCTGCGCCTCCGGCGTGAACCCTTCCGGCGCTTCGTGCGCCGGCCCGCGCTCGGCGCGCTCGCGCTGTACACCAGCCAGTTCGCTACCCTCGTCGCGGCCGGGGTGCCCCTGACCCAGGCGCTCGTCACGCTCGCGCAGGAAAGCCCCAGTCCGGCCCTCCGGCAGGCCACGCGCGAGGTTCGGGAGCGCATCGAGGCGGGCGAGTCCCTCGCCGACGCGATGGCGCACCACCCGGAGGTCTTCCCGCCCCTCATGCGGCACCTCATCGCCGCGGGGGAGGCGGGCGGCGCCCTCGAGGTGACCCTCGCGCGGCTCGCGGAGTACCTGGAGCGAGCGGAGGAACTCAACCAGAAGATCCGCACCGCGTTGATGTACCCGGGGTTCGTCCTCGCGGTGGTCGGGGTCGCCCTCGCGGTGCTGCTCCTCGTCGTCATCCCGGTCTTCGCCCGGCTCTACAGCAGCGCCGGCGCCGCCTTGCCCTGGCCCACCCAAGCCCTGCTCGCCGCCTCCGCGTTCGCGCAAACGTACGGCTGGCTGATCGGCCTGGGCCTGCTCCTCGCCGGGTACGCCCTGCGCGCCTACTACCGCACCCCCGCCGGGGCGTACCGCCTGGACCGCCTGGCGTTGCGCCTGCCCGTGCTGGGCCCCATTCTGCACAAGGCGGGGCTGGGCCGTTTCGGCCGCACCTTCGCCACCCTCTACGCCAGCGGCCTGCCCATCACGCAGGCCCTCGAGGCCACCCGCGACCTGGCCGGGAACGCCTTCATCGCGCACGCCGTCGACGAGGTGCTGCAAAGCGTCGTCCGGGGAGAGTCCTTCTCCGCCGCATTGGCGCGCCACCCGGAGGTCTTCCTACCGGTTTTCACCCGCATGAGCGCGGTCGGCGAGGCGTCCGGCGGCCTGGACGCGATGCTGGACCAGGCCGCGCGCCACCTCGAGCGGGAGGTGGACTACGCCGTCAAGCGCCTCTCCGCGAGCATCGAACCGATCCTCACCGTACTCCTCGGCGTGGGCATCCTCCTCGTCGCCCTGGCCTTGTACCTGCCGCTTTTCGATCTGTCGAGTCTGATCACGCAACGATGA
- a CDS encoding GspE/PulE family protein, with amino-acid sequence MTLNPKLGELLVALGRITPEQLEEALAEQRRTGDRLGQVLLRKGLIKEEELAQVLADQQHAELVRPKQLEIDPKALALVDPRFARAHRVLPYRLEGNRLYVAMAHPSDLALIDELRYITGKEIVPKLAPDSEILEVLDQHRRTEPPAEAPEPPPALEAAPPDPAVGAAPAVQLADALLHEAIAAGASDLHLEPREHYLAVRLRIDGVLTEVRRVPKEQEPPLIARFKVLAQLNIAERRRPQDGHFTFVFEGRRHEVRLSTMGTLWGEKLVARIIYPTRVRIGLAELGMFPEDLARFETLLRRPYGILFVTGPTGSGKTTTLYAALEHIYTPARNFVTIEDPVEFPLEGINQIPVQPRLGLGFAEILRAILRQDPDVILVGEVRDAETLETALRAALTGHLVLATLHTNDAVSTVSRLFEMGAERYLVASTLIGAVAQRLVRRVCPQCGEWRPLSPEEAAFLGEAAPEAQRKGAGCTYCRGLGYKGRIGLFEIFAPDAELLRAIGQGADEAVLRARLQESGHRSLRDAGVRQVREGQTTVSELMRVIGMLEG; translated from the coding sequence TTGACGCTCAACCCTAAACTCGGCGAGTTGCTGGTCGCCTTGGGGCGCATCACCCCCGAGCAGCTCGAGGAGGCCCTCGCCGAACAGCGCCGCACGGGGGACCGGTTGGGCCAGGTCCTTTTACGCAAGGGCCTGATCAAGGAGGAGGAGCTCGCCCAGGTCCTGGCCGACCAGCAGCACGCGGAGCTGGTGCGCCCCAAGCAGCTCGAGATCGACCCGAAGGCCCTGGCCCTCGTCGACCCCCGCTTCGCGCGGGCGCACCGGGTGCTGCCGTACCGCCTGGAAGGCAACCGCCTCTACGTCGCGATGGCCCACCCTTCCGACCTCGCCCTGATCGACGAGCTGCGGTACATCACCGGCAAGGAGATCGTGCCCAAGCTCGCGCCGGACTCGGAAATCCTCGAGGTGCTGGACCAACACCGCCGCACCGAGCCGCCCGCCGAGGCGCCCGAGCCACCCCCAGCCCTCGAGGCCGCCCCGCCCGACCCGGCCGTGGGCGCCGCGCCGGCCGTGCAACTCGCGGACGCGCTACTGCACGAAGCGATCGCCGCGGGAGCCTCCGACCTGCACCTCGAGCCGCGCGAGCATTACCTCGCGGTGCGCCTGCGCATCGACGGCGTGCTCACCGAGGTCCGGCGGGTCCCTAAAGAGCAGGAGCCGCCCTTGATCGCGCGGTTTAAGGTCCTGGCCCAGTTGAACATCGCGGAGCGGCGGCGGCCGCAGGACGGGCACTTCACCTTCGTCTTCGAGGGGCGGCGGCACGAGGTGCGGCTCTCCACCATGGGCACCCTGTGGGGGGAGAAGCTCGTCGCGCGCATCATCTACCCCACCCGGGTGCGCATCGGGCTGGCCGAGCTCGGCATGTTCCCTGAGGATCTGGCGCGCTTCGAGACCTTGCTGCGCCGTCCGTACGGGATCCTCTTCGTGACCGGCCCGACCGGGAGCGGCAAGACCACCACGCTGTACGCCGCGCTCGAGCACATCTACACCCCAGCCCGGAACTTCGTCACGATCGAGGACCCGGTGGAGTTCCCGCTGGAGGGGATCAACCAGATCCCCGTACAGCCTCGGCTCGGCCTGGGGTTCGCGGAGATCCTGCGGGCCATCCTGCGCCAGGACCCGGACGTGATCCTCGTGGGCGAGGTGCGCGACGCGGAAACCCTCGAAACCGCGCTGCGCGCGGCGTTGACCGGACACCTGGTCCTGGCCACGCTGCACACCAACGACGCGGTCTCCACGGTCAGCCGGTTGTTCGAGATGGGGGCGGAGCGGTACCTGGTGGCCTCCACCCTGATCGGGGCCGTCGCGCAGCGCCTGGTGCGCCGGGTGTGCCCGCAGTGCGGGGAGTGGCGCCCGTTAAGCCCGGAGGAGGCCGCGTTCCTGGGAGAGGCCGCACCCGAGGCGCAAAGAAAAGGCGCGGGGTGCACGTACTGCCGCGGCCTGGGGTATAAGGGCCGGATCGGGTTGTTCGAGATCTTCGCGCCGGACGCCGAGCTGCTCCGTGCGATCGGCCAGGGGGCGGACGAAGCCGTCCTGCGCGCGCGCCTCCAGGAGTCCGGGCACCGCTCCTTGCGCGACGCGGGCGTACGGCAGGTCCGGGAAGGGCAGACTACGGTGAGCGAACTGATGCGGGTTATCGGTATGCTTGAGGGGTAA
- a CDS encoding type II secretion system protein: MKKTTGFTLVELAIVIVIIGVLAAVAVPRFLSTTGSAIDAQVEATASAIKSAYAIYLAENKGEKPTCNELLSSVGELTVKGDKATGTKDANLKVDCDGNPASDVYVFNPNAKTYTKKSSAYHVKFQ, from the coding sequence ATGAAGAAAACCACGGGTTTCACGCTGGTCGAACTCGCGATCGTGATCGTGATCATCGGGGTGTTGGCGGCGGTGGCCGTGCCGCGCTTCTTGAGCACCACGGGCAGCGCGATCGACGCGCAGGTCGAGGCTACGGCCAGCGCCATCAAGTCCGCGTACGCGATCTACCTGGCGGAGAACAAGGGCGAAAAGCCCACCTGTAACGAGCTGCTCTCGAGCGTGGGCGAGCTGACGGTGAAGGGCGACAAGGCCACGGGCACCAAGGACGCCAACCTCAAGGTGGACTGCGACGGGAACCCGGCTTCGGACGTGTACGTCTTCAACCCCAACGCCAAGACCTACACGAAGAAGAGCTCGGCGTACCACGTCAAGTTCCAGTAA